From the genome of Methanoregula boonei 6A8:
GTAACAGAAGTAGCGGCCCTGGCACAGATCGCCGATGTTGTGGGAATGACGGTGGCCTCCGAAGCTACACTCGCCTGCGAACTGGACATGGAGTTTGCCGCGCTCTGCACGATCGACAACTATGCAAACGGCCTCGGGGCCGAAGTACTCACCTTCGAGCACATCCTCTCCATCTCAAAAGCCCACAGCCGGCGCACCGAGGAGGTCCTTGGGGCGATCATCCGCGAGATGGGATAAATCACCGGGGTTTTAGTTATGACCACACAGGAATCAGCAGATATCTTTGGGAACAACAAATCGATTCTCATCACTAACGTAAACGACGGCACCGGGCCGGTAGACATCTTCATTGACGCAGAAGAGACAATCTCCGATATCGGCTGCGAGATCCGCAAGCGCCACCGGGGCGAGGCCGAGTTTATCGTGGACGGGGCCGGGGCGCTTGCGCTGCCGGGCCTTTCCAACACCCACACCCACGCGGCCATGTCGCTTCTCCGGGGCTATGCTGACGACATGATCCTGCAGGACTGGCTGGCGCAGAAGATCTGGCCGCTTGAGGCCCACCTGACCGCAGATGATGTGTACTGGGGGACCCGGCTTGCCTGCCTTGAGATGATCCGGACCGGCACCACTGCGTTTAACGACATGTACTTCTTTATGGAGTCCGCGGCAAAGGCCGTGGACGAAGCCGGGATCCGGGCCCTGCTCTGCTATGGTTTTATCGATCTGGGTGATGCGGAGAAACGGGAGCGCGAGTGCCGGGCCACCGAAGCGCTGGTTGCGCATATACGGGGCCTGAAAAACTCCCGGATTCACGCCGCAGCAGGCCCGCATGCCCCATACACCGTCTCACCCGAGGGCCTGAAATGGTGCGGGGAATTTTCCCGCGAGCAGGATATCCCCGTTCATATCCACCTGTCAGAGACAGAAAAAGAAGTAAACGACTGCGTTGCCCGGCACAAAAAACGGCCGGCAGCACTGCTCGACGAGTGCGGCCTTCTCTCCCCCCGGACCATCGCGGCACACGGGTGCTGGCTTGATGATGCAGAATGTGCACTTCTCGGGAAACGCGGGGTAAGCGTCTCCCACAACCCGGCAAGCAACATGAAGCTTGCCACCCACCGGGCACTGCCTTACCGGGAGCTCGTGGCTGCAGGGGCAAACGTCTGCCTTGGGACTGACGGCTGTGCCTCGAACAACAACCTCGACCTCTTTGAAGAGATGAAGATCGCAGCGCTCCTCCAGAAGTTCTTCTGGAACGATCCTACCGTCCTTGCGGCACCGGAAGCGCTTGGTATGGCAACCGCAAACGGGGCAAAGGCGCTCGGGTTTGGCGACGGGGCGCTTGTGGCAGGGGCACCGGCCGATCTCATCCTTGTCACCACCCGCACCCCCGCAAACACCCCGCTCCATAATGCCGCTTCAAACCTTGTCTATGCCTGCAGCGGATCTGCCGTGGAGACCACCATCTGCAATGGCCGGGTGCTTATGTTCGACCGGGAGATCCCGGGCGAGGAGAAGGTCCTTGCGGAGGCTGCCGGTGCAGCCGCACGACTGGTGAGACGTGCGCAGACTCCTTCCTGAACCTTCTGGTGTTCCCTGCACCGGCCAAATCCGATATTCTTTTACTCTATCCCCTCGAACCGGAGAGGTATGACTTCCTGCGAACACCACCCGGAACATGCACACTCCACAACCTGCCGTGTATGCAAATCCGAGTACTGCCATGACTGCCACCCCTCTTCGCTTGGCATCTGCGAGAAGTGCGCATACAAGATCCTGATCGGTCTTGTGGTCATCATGGTAATTGTATCGTATATAGCGTGGTTCGGGGTGTACTAACTCGCACACCTGGTTTGCGCGGCAACGGGCTGTTGTCCCGGGAATCCCGGGATAGCGGCCTTTTTCCTGCCCGTTCTGCGGCACCCGGAACCTGTACCCCCAGTCTCTTACCGAAATACACACCATGTCCCCCGATGTTCCTGCCCTCTGTGATGCCGGATGCCAGGACCCGGCCATCTGCCGGATGCCGGCCCTGCCGGTCACCGCCACGGAAAAACGGATCGTTCTCTTAATTGCCATTCTTTCCGGTTTCCTCACCCCGTTTGACGGATCAGCGGTCAATATCGCCCTCCCCACGATCGGATCCGCGTTCCACATGGACGCGATCTCGCTCTCCTGGGTAGCGACTGCCTACCTCCTTGCCTCCGCACTCTTCCTTGTCCCCTTCGGGAAGCTCGCAGACATTTACGGGAGGAAGAAGATCTATTTGTGGGGGATTTGCGTCTTTGGTGCAGCCTCGCTCATCATGACGTTCGTTGCTACCGAACAGCAGATGATTGCGGTACGGGTCCTCCAGGGTATCGGAGCCGCCATGATCTTCGGTACCGCGATCGCCATCCTGACCGCGGTCTTTCCCCCGGGCGAACGGGGCAAGGCGCTTGGGATCTACATCACCTCCGTGTACCTGGGCCTCTCCCTCGGGCCGTTTTTCGGGGGTGTCCTGACCGATGCCTTTGGCTGGCGGAGTATCTTCTACATCAATGTCCCCATTGCGATCACGGCGGCAGTTCTGATCGTCTGGAAACTCCGGGGCGAATGGGCTGAATGCGTGGGCGAGAAGTTCGATCTCGCCGGATCGCTTATCTACAACCTTGGCCTGATCGCGCTCATGGTCGGCTTCTCGGTGCTCCCCGATATTTCCGGAGGTGCGCTCGTGGTCGCCGGCCTTCTCCTCATTGGTGCATTCGTCTGGTACGAACAGCGGCAGGCATTCCCGGTTCTCAACATGCAGCTGTTTTTCAAAAGCCGGATCTTCGCGTTCTCCAATGTCGCCGCGCTCATCAACTATTCGGCTACCTACGCGGTCGCCTTCCTGCTCAGCCTTGATCTCCAGTACACCAAGGGTTTCTCAGCGGAATATGCCGGGGTTATCCTGATCGCCTCGCCGTTCTTCCAGATGATTGTCTCCCCTTTTGCGGGGAAACTCTCTGATAAGCACGATTCCCAGGTACTTTCATCGCTGGGTATGGGCCTGACCGCACTTGGCCTGTTTCTCTTTATATTCCTCAATGAGTCTACGCCGCTCTGGTACATCATCGTGGTGCTCATTATTCTCGGAATCGGTTTTGGCCTCTTCTCCTCCCCGAACATCAATGCGATCATGAGCGCGGTGGACAAACGGTATTATGGCGTTGCATCGGGCATCAACTCCACGATGCGGCTGTTGGGCCAGATGCTCTCCATGGGGATTGCGATGATGATCTTTGCCATCGTGATCGGCCAGGTGGAGATCACGCCTGCAAACTACCCTCAGTTCACCCAGAGTCTCCATTGGGCGTTTGTCCTCTTCACGGTCATGTGCGTGGCCGGGATCTACTTCTCCCTCGCCCGAGGAAAACAGGAGGGACAGACGGTGGTGGAGGGATAACTTCTCATCACTTTTTGAGGGGAATATAACCTCGTGTGCCCGGGCGTTGCAGTCCAAAAACAAAAGAACTCTTTCCCGGGATAACGATTCCTTCCCGCATCAGGGCCCCTCGCGGGGCATGGCGGGGCAAGGGGGTTGTTGCAATACGTTGGAAAATTTTTCTGTCAATACCCGGAACAGGGCTTCGGAGTATTTTTAGTTCCTCGCTGCCGCGGGAGCAATCGCAACGAATGGTGCAGAAATAACCGTGCTTTGAATCTTTCAGGATTATCCGGTTTTTTGTGAGGATATGCGGGGAGATTTGTTACACGATTGCAGGAATCAAAAAAGGCTCTCCAATGAAGGGTGAGAAAAACCTCCCCTGCCCTTCACGCGGTCTTGATCTTGTCTGCTGCTTCAAGGCCGAGCCTTTTGATCGACTCTTCCCGCATGACAAACTTCTGGATCTTGCCGGTCACGCTCATGGGGAAGTCATCAACAAAAAGCACGTAACGGGGGATCTTGAAATGGGCGATCTTCCCTTTGCAGAACTCCTTAACCTCGTCTTCCGTGAGCGCCTGGCCGGCCTTGACCTTGACCCATGCGCAGAGTTCCTCGCCGTACTTGATGTCCGGCACGCCGACTACGTACACATCAGAGACCTTCTCGTGGTGGTGGAGGAACTCCTCGATCTCCCGCGGGTAGATGTTCTCCCCGCCCCGGATCACCATGTCCTTTAACCGGCCAACAACCTTGAAGTAGCCCTCCTCGTCCATCGTGGCAAGATCGCCGGTGTGGTTCCAGTGGTCCTTGTCGAGCGTTGCGTGGGTGGCAGCCGGGTTATTATAATAGCATTTCATCACGCAGTAGCCGCGGGCGCAGATCTCCCCGACCTCCCCCATGGGAACAATCTTGCCGGTTTTCGGGTCAATAATCTTGAGCTCGGTATGGGGGAAAGCCCTCCCGATTGTGGTGACCCGGCGTTCGAGTGGATCTTTTGTCGTTGTCATTGTGACGCCCGGCGAGGTCTCGGTCTGGCCGTACACGATCACGATGTCCCGCATGTTCATCTTCGTATTGACCTGCTTCATCACCTCGATCGGGCAGGGCGAGCCGGCCATGATGCCGGTGCGGAGGGAGGAAAGGTTGTACTTTGAGAAGTTCGGGTGCGAGAGCTCGGCAATGAACATCGTGGGGACACCGTGGACTGCCGTGCAGCGCTCCTTTTCTATGGTCTTTAAGACCTCCTCGGCATCAAAGGTAGGGCAGGGAAGCACCATGGTCGTGCCGTGGGTGGCCGAGGCCATGTTGGAAAGGACCATGCCAAAGCAGTGGTAGAAGGGTACGGGGATACAGAGCCGGTCTTTCTCGGTAAAGCCCATGCCCTCGCCGATGATGTAGCCGTTGTTCAAGACCCCGTGGTGAGTGAGGACAACGCCTTTGGGAAATCCCGTTGTGCCGCTCGTGTACTGGATGTTGATCGGGTCGTCAAAGGTGAGGGCCTCGCCGCGCTCCACGAGCTCGTCCATGGTGATGTCATCGGCCTTTTTGATGAATTCGTCCCAGGTAAAGGTGCCGTTGTACGGGATGTTACCCATGAAGACGACATTTTTTAAGAAGGGGAACTTCTCGCTTGAGATCCTTCCCGGCTTCTGCTCGTAAGCCTCGGGGCAGGCCTCGTAGAACATACCTACGTAATCGGAGGTCTTGAACCGGCCCTGCAGGATGAGGGTCTGGATCTCGGACTGCTTGAGGGCGTACTCGAGCTCGTATGTGCGGTAGGCCGGGTTGATGTTGACCATGATCGCCCCGATCTTTGCGGTGGCAAACTGGATAACGATCCATTCGGCGTGGTTCATCGCCCAGATCCCGACACGGTCGCCTTTATCGACCCCAAGGCCCATAAGAGCCCGGGCCACGAGGTTTACCTGGGAGAGGAACTCCTTATAGGTCCACCGGATGTTCTGGTGGACGGAGACTATTGCCTCGTTCTCCGGGTACCTGGCCGCAATATGGTCGATCATCTCACCCATCGTCATTCCCAGCAGGGGGAATTCCGAGGTCCCGCACGTATAGCTCCCCTTGTCCATCGTAAAATATGGAGCAATCACAGAATATATGGCTGATGGCCGGAACTCCAGGACTGATTAAAAGTCCCTGACCAAGGGAAAACCATTAAATTTCGTCAGCGCGATTTTGTACAGTCAGCTGTGGCAACACGCTGCATGACGGGCGGGGTTGTGGCCAAGCCCGGAATGGCGACGGGCTCCAGCGGTCTTTGCGTTCAAAAAACGTGCTCGCAGATGATGAACAATGGGTCTGCTGAAATTGATGATGACCCGTTGGAGCACTGATGCGCATGTCGGAGAGACCCGTCGATCGTGAGTTCAAATCTCACCAACCCCACGTTTTCCAGAACTGTTTTTTTTAGCGGTGCGTCCGTTTTGTTTCCCGGATACTTTATCGGCCGGGATGCCAATCCCCTGTTATGAGCTGCGAACTGCACGTTGTTGATGCCTTTACCGGTCATCCCTTCCGGGGGAACCCGGCGGCGGTCTGCATCCTTGATGGCCCGGCCGACCCGGGCTGGATGCAGGAGGTTGCGGCCGAACTCAAACACTCGGAGACCGCGTTTCTCCATCCCGGTGCCAAGGGCTGGAACCTGCGGTGGTTTACCCCTACGCGGGAAGTTGAGCTCTGCGGCCATGCTACCCTTGCCTCCGCCTTTGTGCTCTGGCAGACCGGGCGGGCAGGAGCAGGATCGCCAATCTCCTTTGATACGCTCTCGGGAACGCTTACCGCACGGCGGGACCGGGCAGTGATCACCCTTGATTTCCCGGCGGATCCGGTTCAGGCGATCCCGCTTATTTCCGGGCTCGATAAAGCGCTCGGGGCCGCCCCGGTCTTTACCGGAAAGGGCAGGTTCGATCTTCTCGTGGAACTTCCCACCGCTGCGGATGTCTGCGACTGCGAACCGGACATGGCGGCACTTGCGGCGCTTCCCGCCCGGGGGATCATCGTAACCGCAGCTTCCGATCTCCCGGACTTCGATTTTGTCTCCCGGTTCTTCGCTCCGTCGGTCGGGATACCGGAAGACCCGGTGACCGGCTCCGCGCACTGCTGCCTTGGTCCGTACTGGGGGGCAAAACTCCACAAGACCGAACTTGCCGGGTTCCAGTGCTCTGAACGCGGCGGGTCCGTGAAGGTCGCGCTTGCGGAAGACCGGGTGATCCTTGGCGGCCATGCGGTGGACGTGTTCTCGGGACAGCTCCACGTGTGAGTGCGGCATCCCCGGTCACCCCCGCGTAATCTTATCATGGTTGACGGTCACATAAGTAAGAGGAGATAAAAGATTCACATGTATCTTGTCGGAGAAGCACTCATCGGCGAGGGCGCAGAACTCGCGCACATCGACCTGCTGCTCGGAAGCAAGGAAGGCCCGGTCGGATCCGCGTTTGCAAACGCGGTATCCCAGCTGTCCATGGGACACACCCCGCTCCTTGCAGTTGTCCGCCCCAATCTGCTCACCAAGCCTGCAACCGTCATCATCCCCAAGGTGACGTTAAAGGACATGGAGCAGGTCAACGAGATGTTCGGGCCTGTCCAGGCAGCGGTTGCAAAGGCAATCGCCGACAGCCTTGAGGAAGGCGCGTTCAAGGACATCGACATCGAGGGGATCGCGATCATCGCGTCGGCCTTTGTCCACCCTGAGGCAAAGGACTACAACCGGATCTACCGGTACAACTACGGTGCCACCAAGCTCGCCCTCCACCGGGCGCTTGACAAGTTCCCGGACGAGAAGACCCTTGTGTACGAGAAGGACCGGGCTGCGCACGGTATTATGGGATTCAAGGTGCAGCGCCTCTGGGACCCGCCGTACCTGCAGGTCGCCATGGACCTCGTGGACATGGGCAAGGTCGCCCAGGTCTTAAAGGAAGTGCCGCAGAACGATCACGTGATCATCGAGGCGGGAACGCCGCTCATCAAGAAGTTCGGCCTGAACGTTATCGGCGAGATCCGGAAACTCCGCCCGAATGCGTTCATCATCGCGGACATGAAGATTCTCGACACCGGCAATCTCGAAGCCCGCATGGCAGCAGATGCCACCGCAGACGCGGTCGTGGTCTCGGGTCTTGCCCCGACTTCGACCATCGAGAAGGCAATCTCCGAGGCCCGCAAGGTGGGCATATACTCGATCATCGATATGCTCAACGTGCAGAACCCGGCAAAGCTTATCGAGAAGCTCAAAGTGAAGCCTGACATTGTCGAGCTCCACCGTGCCATTGACACCGAGGAGACCGCCCATGCGTGGGGCGACATCCCGGCCATGAAGAAGGCAGCAGGCGGGAAACTGCTGGTTGCAACGGCCGGCGGCATCCGGGTCGAAGTCGTGAAAGACGCCCTCAAGGCAGGAGCAGATATCCTTGTGGTCGGCCGGAGCATCACAGCGAGCAAGGACATCGGGCATGCAACCGATGAGTTCCTTGACCAGCTCAACCGGGAAGAGATCGACCAGTTCCGGATTATGACTGATTTCTAAAACCACCCATTTTTCCCATACGCTTTTTTTTTAAAGAATTCTGTGACCCGCCGTTCACGGTATGCCCTTTGCGGATCGGTTCAAAAATGAACCGACCCTATGGAACAAAAATTGACCTGTGTATCTGTTCACGTAACCCATAATCGGGGGGAAACCGGGCTCTCTTTTGCCGGGGTATGCGACAGCTCCTGGACCCGGATCAGGAACCACCGCTTATCCGCATCGGAAAGCGCTTTGAATCCATCAGGGGCCGGTTGTGCAGAAATGTTTGTGTTCATCGGGAAATCTCCTGCCCATATCCTTGTGGGCCTTACTCGGTTATTGATCCAGCCGGGTCATAAACGGCAAAGAATGTGGAAAAAAGGCAGGGGAAAATTTCCAGATTGTATTTACGATTGCGGATCCCGATCTGAGAATTCCGGAAAAATCCGTCACTCACAGGTGCCAGTGGCACGCGGAATTATTACCATCACTTTCCGTAGAACGCACAAAACAACGCCACTTTATGAGTATACGATAAAAAAATATAATTTCAACTGGTTTGCGGGGGCAGGATAAGAAGGCGTCCCCGCGAGGTAAGCCGGAGGATGATCTCGCTGCTTGCTTTCCCCCCGTCAAGATAGCGCTTGGAGAGAAGGTCCCGGATATCGGAGCGGACACGGCTCTCGCTGTGGAGGCTCTGGAGTGCGCTGACAACCTGGCTGATGTGACAGCTCTTCATGTCCCCGACTGTCTTGAGTATATCGAGATGGACCGGGGTTGGTTCGAACACTTCAGCAGGTGCAAAGGATATCGCTTTCATGGTGGCTTCTTTCATGGTTAAACCCTGGTGATAATGAACATTCGAGCGGTTTCATGGGGCAACAGGCCGTATCACCACAGTACTATATACTCTTTGAGATGAAGTAACCATTGATGTGGAACGTTCCGGATTTTTAAAAATTGCCATATCGTGACAGATTTTTTTAGCGTTTGGTTCCGGTATAGGGTCCTTGCAAACCTTCCAACCACAAATTATTCAACCCTTCACATGCCACAGCGGTAGGAATGACCCGCGGGAGAAAACCGGTGGCCGCGATCGCCGAAGCAAAGAAGTTCGCGGAACGGATGGGATACCGGTGGCAGGAGAACACGCACCCGGATCTCGCGTACGACCTCTTCATCTTCAAACCACAGATGGCCTGCATTGTCCGGGTCCGCCAGACCCGGTACCAGATCGATCCGGACGCGATCTACGAAAACCTGATCCCGGAAGATCTCAGCGATGTCCGGGCGCTGCCGTTCCCGAAGGTGATCCCACGGGAGATCTGGCTTCGTACCCAGCATGAGCGGACCTGGCGCCGGCTCCGGATCCATGAGCTTTCGGTAGGCGAGCTTGAATGGTGGGGGCCGGACGATTACACAAACCCCTACTCCCGGTAGACCCCCCTCCCTGCACCCTTTATAAAGGGGGGTGATGGCCGGACCTGCGCTCCCAAGGGATCGGTTCTCCGTCGGAGGAGTTCTGGATCAGCTCCTGACCCGGACGGTTCCCGCGGCAAAGGTGCCAACCCAATTCGCGATTTTTCGTATAAATCGTTATTTTCCGAAACCGGCCGTTTTAATCGGGAACAGACCGTGCAAATTAGCGGCGATTCTCCAGCTCCCAAAAAAGGGACGATCCATTGGTCATACGGAACATTTTTTGGCCAAAAAAACACGGATACGGCCCGAAAATAACGGGGGTCCCTTAACGGGGATCCGGGGGAATTTTTCTCCCGGAAAATTCACGGATCCGCCCGCCAGGCCCCGTTATTCGGTGAATGGAGGGTATGTGGGAGAAGAGGTACGGGGGTTTTGGCAGGTTCTCCCCCGGGGGTCGGTCCCGGTTGCCGTAAGCGCCAAACTTTTTGCACTCATCGCCGGGTATCTGACGTTTTGAAAGGAAATGCCGGTAACAAAGGTTCAAACGGGAGGTGATGCGTACGGGTGGATGGGGATTTCCCAGTATGGGAACGTACTCCATTGGCGCTTGCCCTGGTGGCGGCCACGATGGTCCTGCTGATTCTGATGTGAGTGGTTTAAGGAGAGCCGGCAACGAAGAATTCCCGATCTGGATTTTTGGATAAGTTTTTTCCCGCCAAAAAAATCCGGCAATTTCTTTCAAAAAAGAGGATTTAGTATGGCGGCGTCTCGTTGTTCCCGAGGAATGTAAGCGTGGTCTCTCCATATTCAACCGGTGCGTATCCCGAGCCGATATGCGGGAGATCCTTGAACACCACAAGCCATGACCCGTTGATCTGGCCTGCAATCTGGTGCGTGACATTCGGGGGCGTGAGGATATCATCGGTACCCACCGAAAGCATCACGCTCTTGTTGATCCCTGAGAGCTGGTCCCAGGTACCGTTCCATGCAAGGTTTGCCTCGGCCTCTTTTTT
Proteins encoded in this window:
- a CDS encoding PhzF family phenazine biosynthesis protein — protein: MSCELHVVDAFTGHPFRGNPAAVCILDGPADPGWMQEVAAELKHSETAFLHPGAKGWNLRWFTPTREVELCGHATLASAFVLWQTGRAGAGSPISFDTLSGTLTARRDRAVITLDFPADPVQAIPLISGLDKALGAAPVFTGKGRFDLLVELPTAADVCDCEPDMAALAALPARGIIVTAASDLPDFDFVSRFFAPSVGIPEDPVTGSAHCCLGPYWGAKLHKTELAGFQCSERGGSVKVALAEDRVILGGHAVDVFSGQLHV
- a CDS encoding amidohydrolase, coding for MTTQESADIFGNNKSILITNVNDGTGPVDIFIDAEETISDIGCEIRKRHRGEAEFIVDGAGALALPGLSNTHTHAAMSLLRGYADDMILQDWLAQKIWPLEAHLTADDVYWGTRLACLEMIRTGTTAFNDMYFFMESAAKAVDEAGIRALLCYGFIDLGDAEKRERECRATEALVAHIRGLKNSRIHAAAGPHAPYTVSPEGLKWCGEFSREQDIPVHIHLSETEKEVNDCVARHKKRPAALLDECGLLSPRTIAAHGCWLDDAECALLGKRGVSVSHNPASNMKLATHRALPYRELVAAGANVCLGTDGCASNNNLDLFEEMKIAALLQKFFWNDPTVLAAPEALGMATANGAKALGFGDGALVAGAPADLILVTTRTPANTPLHNAASNLVYACSGSAVETTICNGRVLMFDREIPGEEKVLAEAAGAAARLVRRAQTPS
- a CDS encoding AMP-binding protein produces the protein MDKGSYTCGTSEFPLLGMTMGEMIDHIAARYPENEAIVSVHQNIRWTYKEFLSQVNLVARALMGLGVDKGDRVGIWAMNHAEWIVIQFATAKIGAIMVNINPAYRTYELEYALKQSEIQTLILQGRFKTSDYVGMFYEACPEAYEQKPGRISSEKFPFLKNVVFMGNIPYNGTFTWDEFIKKADDITMDELVERGEALTFDDPINIQYTSGTTGFPKGVVLTHHGVLNNGYIIGEGMGFTEKDRLCIPVPFYHCFGMVLSNMASATHGTTMVLPCPTFDAEEVLKTIEKERCTAVHGVPTMFIAELSHPNFSKYNLSSLRTGIMAGSPCPIEVMKQVNTKMNMRDIVIVYGQTETSPGVTMTTTKDPLERRVTTIGRAFPHTELKIIDPKTGKIVPMGEVGEICARGYCVMKCYYNNPAATHATLDKDHWNHTGDLATMDEEGYFKVVGRLKDMVIRGGENIYPREIEEFLHHHEKVSDVYVVGVPDIKYGEELCAWVKVKAGQALTEDEVKEFCKGKIAHFKIPRYVLFVDDFPMSVTGKIQKFVMREESIKRLGLEAADKIKTA
- a CDS encoding bifunctional 5,6,7,8-tetrahydromethanopterin hydro-lyase/3-hexulose-6-phosphate synthase, producing MYLVGEALIGEGAELAHIDLLLGSKEGPVGSAFANAVSQLSMGHTPLLAVVRPNLLTKPATVIIPKVTLKDMEQVNEMFGPVQAAVAKAIADSLEEGAFKDIDIEGIAIIASAFVHPEAKDYNRIYRYNYGATKLALHRALDKFPDEKTLVYEKDRAAHGIMGFKVQRLWDPPYLQVAMDLVDMGKVAQVLKEVPQNDHVIIEAGTPLIKKFGLNVIGEIRKLRPNAFIIADMKILDTGNLEARMAADATADAVVVSGLAPTSTIEKAISEARKVGIYSIIDMLNVQNPAKLIEKLKVKPDIVELHRAIDTEETAHAWGDIPAMKKAAGGKLLVATAGGIRVEVVKDALKAGADILVVGRSITASKDIGHATDEFLDQLNREEIDQFRIMTDF
- a CDS encoding MFS transporter; protein product: MSPDVPALCDAGCQDPAICRMPALPVTATEKRIVLLIAILSGFLTPFDGSAVNIALPTIGSAFHMDAISLSWVATAYLLASALFLVPFGKLADIYGRKKIYLWGICVFGAASLIMTFVATEQQMIAVRVLQGIGAAMIFGTAIAILTAVFPPGERGKALGIYITSVYLGLSLGPFFGGVLTDAFGWRSIFYINVPIAITAAVLIVWKLRGEWAECVGEKFDLAGSLIYNLGLIALMVGFSVLPDISGGALVVAGLLLIGAFVWYEQRQAFPVLNMQLFFKSRIFAFSNVAALINYSATYAVAFLLSLDLQYTKGFSAEYAGVILIASPFFQMIVSPFAGKLSDKHDSQVLSSLGMGLTALGLFLFIFLNESTPLWYIIVVLIILGIGFGLFSSPNINAIMSAVDKRYYGVASGINSTMRLLGQMLSMGIAMMIFAIVIGQVEITPANYPQFTQSLHWAFVLFTVMCVAGIYFSLARGKQEGQTVVEG